From the Mangifera indica cultivar Alphonso chromosome 10, CATAS_Mindica_2.1, whole genome shotgun sequence genome, one window contains:
- the LOC123226876 gene encoding G patch domain-containing protein 11, translating to MAESTKNQSTDGKEEEDDYMGDLTQFLPSEPFIPTKFSLRKNPSSEQVATQSSKKKSKTLNWQEQREINREKKQQEEDELTLAKIEVPIPQSNIGFKLLKQMGYTPGSSLGKEGAGRIEPVGLEIRRSRAGIGREDLHKEKRKREEIEMERNRRKEEALMTEFGSRQKSQWKSRRVTVNFHKAKATLDQLENKEVMPGKDDNEEVEQEEEEEEEITEEDLQDILLKLREEYHYCLFCGVQYESMETLSANCPGTDEDDH from the exons ATGGCCGAATCAACGAAGAACCAGAGCACTGacggaaaagaagaagaagatgattacATGGGGGACCTCACTCAGTTTCTTCCTTCTGAACCCTTTATTCCTACCAAGTTTTCTCTTAGAAAG AATCCGAGTAGTGAGCAGGTGGCTACTCAGTCTTCCAAAAAAAAGTCCAAGACCTTGAATTGGCAGGAACAGCGTGAAATCAATAGAGAGAAAAAGCAACAAGAAGAGGATGAATTAACCTTGGCAAAAATAGAGGTGCCAATTCCACAATCTAACATTGGGTTCAAGTTGTTGAAGCAAATGGGTTACACGCCTGGCTCATCACTTGGAAAGGAGGGCGCAGGGAGGATAGAGCCAGTTGGCCTTGAGATTCGAAGGTCACGAGCTGGGATAGGGCGTGAAGACCTGCATAAGGAGAAGAGGAAAAGAGAGGAGATTGAGATGGAGAGGAACAGGAGGAAAGAGGAGGCTTTAATGACAGAGTTTGGGTCTAGGCAAAAGTCACAATGGAAGAGTCGTAGGGTTACTGTGAATTTCCATAAGGCAAAGGCAACTCTTGATCAACTGGAGAACAAAGAAGTAATGCCGGGGAAGGACGACAATGAAGAGGTTgaacaagaagaagaggaagaggaagaaataaCAGAAGAG GATTTGCAAGATATATTGTTGAAACTGAGAGAGGAATATCATTACTGTCTCTTCTGTGGAGTTCAG TATGAATCAATGGAAACTCTTTCAGCTAACTGCCCTGGAACTGATGAGGATGACCACTAG